The following are encoded in a window of Arthrobacter sp. NicSoilB4 genomic DNA:
- a CDS encoding class II fumarate hydratase translates to MTSTADLNTEEFRIEHDTMGEVRVPVNALYRAQTQRAVENFPISGKTLERAHIEALARVKKAAAQANAELGVLDGELAQAIADAADEVATGKYDGDFPIDVFQTGSGTSSNMNTNEVLAELATRALKAGGSDKVVHPNDHVNASQSSNDVFPTSVHVAATSALINDLIPALGYLAESLERKAVEFKDVVKSGRTHLMDATPVTLGQEFGGYAAQVRYGIERINASLPRVAEVPLGGTAVGTGINTPAGFPERVIELLSADTGLPLTEARDHFEAQANRDGLIEASSQLRNIAISFMKINNDLRWMGSGPNTGLGEITIPDLQPGSSIMPGKVNPVICEASIMVCAQVIGNDTAIAWSGTNGAFELNVGIPVMAANLLESVRLLANTSRVMADKMIDGITANVERARFLAEASPSIVTPLNKFIGYENAAKIAKKSVAEGLTIRETVVAMGFLERGELTEEQLDTALDVMSMTRPPHKA, encoded by the coding sequence ATGACTTCCACAGCAGATTTGAACACTGAAGAGTTCCGCATTGAACACGACACGATGGGCGAAGTCCGCGTCCCCGTGAACGCGTTGTACCGCGCCCAGACGCAGCGTGCCGTCGAAAACTTCCCGATCTCCGGAAAGACCCTCGAGCGCGCCCACATCGAAGCCCTGGCCCGGGTGAAGAAGGCCGCAGCCCAGGCCAACGCAGAACTGGGAGTGCTCGACGGCGAGCTCGCCCAGGCAATTGCCGACGCCGCTGATGAGGTCGCCACGGGCAAGTACGACGGCGACTTCCCGATCGACGTCTTCCAGACCGGCTCGGGCACCTCGTCGAACATGAACACCAACGAGGTCCTTGCCGAACTGGCCACCCGCGCGCTCAAGGCCGGCGGCAGCGACAAGGTGGTCCACCCGAACGACCACGTCAACGCCTCGCAGTCCTCCAACGACGTCTTCCCCACCTCGGTCCACGTGGCAGCCACCTCCGCCCTGATCAACGACCTGATCCCGGCGCTGGGCTACCTCGCGGAGTCCCTGGAGCGCAAGGCTGTCGAGTTCAAGGACGTCGTGAAATCCGGCCGCACGCACCTCATGGATGCCACCCCGGTGACACTCGGCCAGGAGTTCGGCGGCTACGCCGCGCAGGTCCGCTACGGCATCGAACGCATCAATGCCTCCCTCCCCCGCGTCGCCGAAGTTCCGCTCGGCGGCACCGCCGTCGGCACCGGCATCAACACCCCGGCCGGCTTCCCGGAGCGTGTCATCGAACTGCTCTCCGCCGACACCGGCCTCCCGCTGACCGAGGCCCGCGACCACTTCGAGGCCCAGGCCAACCGGGACGGCCTGATCGAGGCCTCCAGCCAGCTGCGCAACATCGCGATCTCCTTCATGAAGATCAACAACGACCTGCGCTGGATGGGCTCCGGCCCCAACACAGGCCTCGGCGAAATCACGATCCCGGACCTGCAGCCGGGCTCGTCGATCATGCCGGGCAAGGTCAACCCGGTCATCTGCGAAGCCTCCATCATGGTCTGCGCCCAAGTCATCGGCAACGACACCGCCATCGCGTGGTCCGGCACCAACGGCGCGTTCGAGCTCAACGTCGGCATCCCCGTGATGGCCGCCAACCTGCTCGAGTCCGTGCGACTGCTGGCCAACACCAGCCGTGTCATGGCGGACAAGATGATCGACGGCATCACCGCCAACGTCGAGCGCGCCCGCTTCCTCGCCGAGGCGTCACCCTCGATCGTCACCCCGCTGAACAAGTTCATCGGCTACGAGAACGCCGCGAAGATCGCGAAGAAGTCCGTGGCCGAGGGCCTCACCATCCGCGAAACCGTGGTGGCCATGGGCTTCCTGGAGCGCGGCGAACTGACTGAGGAGCAGCTGGACACCGCCCTGGACGTCATGTCCATGACCCGTCCGCCGCACAAGGCCTAG
- a CDS encoding carbonic anhydrase codes for MATYLTPALAWRRLREGNERFVSGESSHPNQDASRRSSLVENQHPFAVIFGCSDSRLAAEIIFDLGLGDAFVVRTAGQVIDDAVLGSLEYSVSVLGVPLIVVLGHDSCGAVTATKAAVETGQMPVGFMRSLVERITPSVLTSLRNNQHDVNDMVVENVKQTSQRLVDSSRVISDAVEGGRAAVIGLAYSLADGRADIVSGIGEI; via the coding sequence GTGGCCACATATCTCACCCCCGCACTTGCCTGGCGTCGACTCCGCGAAGGCAACGAGCGCTTTGTTTCCGGCGAATCGTCCCATCCCAACCAGGACGCGTCGCGCCGTTCCTCCCTCGTGGAGAACCAGCACCCCTTCGCCGTGATCTTCGGCTGCTCGGATTCCCGCCTGGCCGCCGAAATCATCTTCGATCTCGGCCTCGGGGACGCCTTCGTCGTCCGCACCGCGGGCCAGGTGATCGATGACGCCGTGCTCGGATCCCTCGAGTACAGCGTCAGCGTCCTCGGCGTGCCGCTGATCGTGGTCCTGGGGCACGACAGCTGCGGAGCGGTCACGGCCACCAAGGCCGCGGTGGAAACCGGACAGATGCCCGTGGGCTTCATGCGCAGCCTCGTGGAGCGCATCACGCCGTCGGTGTTGACCTCCCTGCGCAACAACCAGCACGATGTCAACGACATGGTGGTCGAAAACGTGAAACAGACGTCGCAGCGCCTCGTGGACAGCTCGCGGGTGATCTCCGACGCCGTCGAGGGCGGCCGGGCGGCAGTGATCGGCCTCGCCTACAGCCTCGCCGACGGCCGGGCGGACATCGTTTCCGGAATCGGTGAGATCTAA
- a CDS encoding DUF4245 domain-containing protein produces MSELQETPPAAPASPASTAGQEASGAGGQPPVKPVLTAGAAKRANASVIGMIIALVLSIATFLPIVLMNPSPKSDGYRPDINVSAVARNAADVAGFTPAAPETGETFRANYARWESGTGSGVPTWEVGYLTPKESFIGLVQTRQSNPTWLLQQVKSAPVTGTRAAGGRDWELRDTGKGEKSMVLRDAGGTTVILAGSAQLDEFTVLAAAVVKALEGNSAPASSASPGSTATATVSPSPAPSP; encoded by the coding sequence GTGAGTGAATTGCAGGAAACGCCCCCCGCAGCCCCAGCTTCCCCCGCCAGCACGGCCGGCCAGGAAGCGTCCGGCGCAGGCGGCCAGCCGCCCGTCAAGCCCGTCCTGACCGCGGGAGCGGCGAAGCGCGCGAACGCCTCCGTGATCGGCATGATCATCGCGCTGGTCCTGAGCATCGCCACGTTCCTGCCGATCGTCCTGATGAACCCGTCGCCAAAGTCCGACGGCTACCGCCCGGACATCAACGTCAGCGCCGTGGCGCGGAACGCTGCAGATGTGGCGGGATTCACACCCGCGGCCCCGGAAACCGGCGAAACATTCCGCGCAAATTACGCCCGGTGGGAGTCCGGGACGGGCAGCGGCGTCCCCACATGGGAGGTCGGCTACCTCACCCCCAAGGAATCCTTCATCGGCCTGGTGCAGACGCGGCAGTCCAATCCCACCTGGCTGCTCCAGCAGGTCAAGAGCGCCCCGGTCACCGGAACCCGCGCCGCGGGAGGCCGGGACTGGGAGCTGCGCGATACCGGCAAGGGCGAAAAGAGCATGGTGCTCCGCGACGCCGGCGGGACCACGGTCATTCTGGCCGGGTCCGCCCAGCTGGATGAATTCACGGTCCTGGCGGCCGCGGTGGTCAAGGCGCTCGAGGGCAATTCCGCTCCCGCTAGCAGTGCGTCACCCGGCAGCACTGCGACTGCAACAGTTTCGCCCTCCCCGGCCCCTTCGCCGTAA
- the glpX gene encoding class II fructose-bisphosphatase, translating into MTQKYSTLSPSLAVGIDEPDRNLALELVRVTEAAAIAGGHWVGFGDKNKADGAAVDAMRSFLQTVHFNGVVVIGEGEKDEAPMLFNGERVGDGTGPECDVAVDPIDGTRLTALGINNALAVLAVAERGSMFDPSAVFYMEKLVTGPEAADMVDLRLPVKQNLHLIAKAKGVKVNQLNVMILDRDRHRPLVEEIREAGARTKFIMDGDVAGAIAAARSGTGVDALMGIGGTPEGIVAACAIKSLGGVIQGRLWPTSDDEKQKAIDAGHDLDRVLSTNDLVSSDNCYFAATGITDGDLLKGVRYSKDKVLTQSIVMRSKSGTIRFVDGEHQASKWEGYARKG; encoded by the coding sequence ATGACCCAGAAGTACTCCACGCTTTCCCCGTCTCTCGCCGTCGGCATCGACGAGCCGGACCGCAACCTTGCTCTGGAACTTGTCCGCGTCACCGAAGCCGCTGCCATCGCCGGCGGCCACTGGGTCGGGTTCGGGGACAAGAACAAGGCCGACGGCGCCGCCGTCGACGCCATGCGCTCGTTCCTGCAGACCGTCCACTTCAACGGTGTTGTGGTTATCGGCGAAGGTGAAAAAGACGAAGCCCCGATGCTCTTCAACGGAGAGCGCGTCGGTGACGGCACCGGGCCCGAGTGCGATGTCGCCGTCGACCCGATCGACGGAACCCGGCTGACCGCCCTGGGCATCAACAACGCCCTCGCCGTCCTCGCCGTCGCCGAGCGCGGCTCGATGTTCGATCCCTCCGCGGTCTTCTACATGGAGAAGCTCGTCACCGGTCCGGAAGCCGCCGACATGGTTGACCTGCGCCTGCCGGTCAAGCAGAACCTGCACCTGATCGCCAAGGCCAAGGGCGTCAAGGTCAACCAGCTCAACGTGATGATCCTGGACCGCGACCGGCACCGCCCGCTCGTGGAGGAGATCCGCGAGGCCGGTGCACGGACCAAGTTCATCATGGACGGCGACGTCGCCGGCGCCATCGCCGCAGCCCGTTCGGGCACCGGCGTGGACGCCCTGATGGGCATCGGCGGAACGCCGGAAGGCATCGTGGCGGCCTGCGCCATCAAGTCCCTGGGCGGCGTGATCCAGGGCCGGCTGTGGCCCACCAGCGACGACGAGAAGCAGAAGGCAATCGACGCCGGCCACGACCTGGACCGGGTGCTGTCCACCAACGATCTCGTGTCCAGCGACAACTGCTACTTCGCCGCAACGGGCATCACCGACGGCGACCTGCTTAAGGGAGTGCGCTACTCCAAGGACAAGGTCCTTACCCAGTCCATCGTGATGCGCTCCAAGTCCGGCACCATCCGCTTCGTGGATGGCGAACACCAGGCCAGCAAGTGGGAAGGCTACGCGCGCAAGGGCTAG
- the galE gene encoding UDP-glucose 4-epimerase GalE has product MTWLVTGGAGYIGSHVVSALRGAGIQAAVIDSLSSGHREFVPDDVPFVHGTILDSELVARTMLDLGVTGVIHLAGFKYAGVSVQEPLLTYEQNVTGTAELLKAMELAEVDKLVFSSSAATYGTPTGDIVTEDTPTNPESPYGESKLIGEWLIRDQGRARGLKHTSLRYFNVVGSGSPDLYDTSPHNLFPIVLRALTAGKTPRINGTDYNTDDGTCVRDYVHVADLATSHVAAAQALAAGRPLERVYNLGSGDGLSVRQIMTAMAKVTGIDFEPEIGPRRAGDPDRIVADGTLAARDLDWKMRHSVEDMVASAYEAQKKAASAGN; this is encoded by the coding sequence ATGACATGGCTTGTAACAGGTGGCGCAGGATATATCGGTTCGCACGTGGTTTCCGCTTTGCGCGGGGCCGGGATCCAGGCGGCGGTGATTGATTCGCTCTCCAGCGGGCACCGCGAGTTCGTCCCGGACGACGTGCCGTTCGTGCACGGCACCATCCTCGACTCGGAGCTTGTGGCGCGCACCATGCTGGACCTTGGCGTCACCGGAGTGATCCATCTGGCCGGCTTCAAATACGCCGGCGTTTCCGTCCAGGAGCCGCTGCTCACTTACGAGCAGAACGTCACCGGCACGGCTGAACTCCTGAAAGCGATGGAGCTCGCCGAGGTCGACAAGCTGGTCTTTTCCTCCTCCGCCGCAACGTACGGCACCCCCACCGGGGACATCGTCACTGAAGACACCCCGACGAACCCCGAGTCGCCCTACGGGGAGAGCAAACTGATCGGGGAGTGGCTGATCCGGGACCAGGGCCGTGCCCGCGGGCTGAAGCACACCTCTCTGCGGTACTTCAACGTGGTCGGCTCCGGCTCGCCCGATCTGTACGACACGAGCCCGCACAATCTCTTCCCGATCGTGCTCCGCGCGCTGACCGCGGGGAAGACCCCGCGGATCAACGGCACCGACTACAACACCGACGACGGCACCTGCGTGCGGGACTACGTGCATGTCGCCGACCTGGCCACCTCGCACGTCGCGGCGGCCCAGGCCCTCGCCGCCGGCAGGCCCCTGGAACGCGTCTACAACCTCGGGTCCGGCGACGGACTCTCCGTCCGGCAGATCATGACGGCGATGGCCAAGGTCACCGGCATCGACTTCGAGCCGGAGATCGGCCCCCGCCGGGCCGGGGACCCGGACCGGATCGTGGCCGACGGCACCCTGGCCGCACGTGACCTGGACTGGAAGATGCGGCACTCCGTCGAGGACATGGTCGCCAGCGCTTACGAAGCGCAGAAGAAAGCAGCCTCCGCCGGAAACTAG